In one bacterium genomic region, the following are encoded:
- a CDS encoding DedA family protein, protein MMFPLLSTLYPLLSTSLFSGEDMVTKILEFLASIVIAIINAAGYWGIGIAMAIESACIPLPSEIIMPFSGYLISEGRFQIFWVVVAGTLGNLMGSIIAYWVGLIGGRPFILKYGKYILMTKHDMDVAERWFNKYGDLTIFFTRNMPVIRTFISLPAGIAKMNFLKFCLYTTLGSVPWNIALTYFGMIFGAKWHSTLSPIFHKFDVLIGICIIILLYIFIKRHLHH, encoded by the coding sequence ATGATGTTTCCTTTACTTTCTACTCTCTACCCTCTACTTTCTACTTCCTTATTTTCAGGAGAAGATATGGTAACAAAAATACTTGAATTTTTAGCATCAATTGTTATCGCTATTATTAATGCCGCAGGATATTGGGGAATAGGAATAGCTATGGCTATTGAAAGTGCGTGTATTCCCCTACCCTCTGAAATTATTATGCCTTTTTCAGGATATCTCATATCAGAAGGTAGATTTCAGATATTTTGGGTAGTGGTTGCTGGCACATTAGGTAACCTGATGGGGTCAATCATCGCTTATTGGGTTGGATTAATAGGGGGAAGACCATTTATCTTGAAATATGGTAAATATATCTTGATGACCAAGCATGATATGGATGTAGCTGAGCGATGGTTTAACAAATATGGTGACTTAACCATATTTTTTACCCGCAATATGCCTGTTATCAGAACATTTATCTCATTACCTGCTGGCATAGCCAAAATGAATTTCCTTAAATTCTGTCTTTATACCACTCTTGGTTCTGTGCCCTGGAATATTGCTCTGACATACTTTGGGATGATTTTTGGAGCAAAATGGCACTCAACATTATCACCTATATTCCATAAATTTGATGTCTTAATAGGTATATGTATCATTATCTTACTCTATATCTTTATCAAACGTCATCTTCACCATAG